The following are from one region of the Lolium rigidum isolate FL_2022 unplaced genomic scaffold, APGP_CSIRO_Lrig_0.1 contig_20310_1, whole genome shotgun sequence genome:
- the LOC124680594 gene encoding 30S ribosomal protein S6 alpha, chloroplastic: MPPPMALSISSSTTTLPPFPARHRHLLHPSATPAPRVLRGRVFSTGYAASFYGGAAGMRTRSRDNEEVGDEDVDGSSSGFGGGLGMSASEAALALEEREMPPCPPGLRQYESMIVLRPDMSEEERLALIQRYEELLVAGGAMYVEVFNRGVIPLAYSIRKRNSRTGLPFTFYDGIYLLWTYFTKPESVDALQLKVNADDDVIRSTSFKVRKRRVY, encoded by the exons ATGCCGCCGCCCATGGCGCTCTCCATCTCCTCCTCGACCACCACCCTCCCGCCCTTCCCCGcgcgccaccgccacctcctccacccctccGCCACCCCCGCGCCCCGCGTCCTCCGCGGCCGCGTGTTCTCCACGGGCTACGCCGCCAGCTTCtacggcggcgcggcggggatGCGCACCCGCAGCCGCGACAACGAGGAGGTCGGGGACGAGGACGTGGACGGGTCATcctccggcttcggcggcgggctCGGGATGTCGGCCTCCGAGGCGGCGCTGGCGCTGGAGGAGCGCGAGATGCCGCCCTGCCCGCCCGGCCTGCGCCAGTACGAGTCCATGATCGTGCTCCGCCCCGACATGTCCGAGGAGGAGCGCCTCGCCCTCATCCAGCGCTACGAGGAG CTGCTTGTTGCCGGGGGCGCCATGTACGTGGAGGTCTTCAACCGGGGGGTCATCCCGCTAGCCTACAGCATCAGGAAGAGGAACAGCAGGACCGGGCTGCCCTTCACCTTCTACGACGGCATATACCTCCTCTGGACGTACTTCACCAAGCCCGAGTCCGTGGACGCGCTCCAGCTGAAGGTCAACGCTGATGATGACGTCATCCGCTCGACCAGCTTCAAAGTCCGCAAGAGAAGAGTTTACTAG